The segment gactcgtttgtgttttggttttgagttgtaggatttctctatatattctgaaTAGTATACCCTTAACAGaaatgtggtttccagatattttctctcattctgtaggctgtctttttactttaatgataaagtccttcgatgtatacaagtttttaattttaatgtggtgccctttatctttttctttgctgCTTGCACTTTTGggttaaagtctaagaaaccattgcctattgTTATAAGTGGCCGATTAGGTCCCAGAGTTGCCAAGAATTTGTTTCTCATTGCTCATTCCATTTCAGTGGTTGCTTCGGTGCAGTGACCCTGCCTAGAGCTTCCTACACGGCCGTTTTGTTTTTCCACCACATTTTGTTACCGTTCGTTCAGATGGTGAAGCCATCCAGTGCGTTTTATTTGACCCAGGGCTGTcacctaacctctctgaacctcaactTCCTCCTCCTCACCATGGGTATAGTGAAAATGTCCTTGATAGTGTGTATGGGGACAAGACATGCGACGGGCAGGGCCTTGCACCACAGGCCCCAGCCCCCATGTAGTGACCTGGGCTGCCCTGTCCCTGTGCTGTCTCCCCACAGCGTGGCCATCCTGCTGTATCTGTGCCACAAGTACAAGGCCCCAGACCACTGGTACCCTCAGGACCTGCAGGCCCGTGCCCGCGTGGATGAGTACCTGGCGTGGCAGCACACGACGCTGCGGAATAGCTGCACACGGGCTCTGTGGCAGAAGGTGAGTCTGGCAGAGGGGCCGCCCAGGATGCTCAAGGGACTACCCTTTCCAATTTAAGAATTCCACCAGACAGGAGGCCTTAGAACTCCCAAATTCTAGAATGTCAGAGATTGTCTAGTCCAACCAACTCATATCccagaggggaaactgaggcacagggtcaagttttttttttaagtggttttattgaggtatattcacataccatacaatccacccaaagtgtacaattagtggcttttagtataatcacagtgttgtgcatttatctacacacacacacacaacc is part of the Dasypus novemcinctus isolate mDasNov1 unplaced genomic scaffold, mDasNov1.1.hap2 scaffold_436, whole genome shotgun sequence genome and harbors:
- the LOC101440630 gene encoding glutathione S-transferase theta-1-like isoform X1, giving the protein MGRNYRGLSLAPTSLVSPTGQHHSEAFVRVNPLKKVPALKDGDFTLAESVAILLYLCHKYKAPDHWYPQDLQARARVDEYLAWQHTTLRNSCTRALWQKVSLAEGPPRMLKGLPFPI
- the LOC101440630 gene encoding glutathione S-transferase theta-1-like isoform X2, whose protein sequence is MGLELYLDLLSQPCRAVYIFAKRNGIPFELRPVELLKGQHHSEAFVRVNPLKKVPALKDGDFTLAESVAILLYLCHKYKAPDHWYPQDLQARARVDEYLAWQHTTLRNSCTRALWQKVSLAEGPPRMLKGLPFPI